The nucleotide sequence CCGGGTTCCGAGCCGCGCGCCGGGGGGCAACTTGCTTACCACGCCCTCGAGGTAATGGAGTCCGTGCTCGCCTCGGCAAACAGCGGCTCCGCGGTGCAGATCCAGAGCACGGCGGCCCGTCCGGAGGCCGTGGAACTGACGACCCTGGCAGCCCAGATCGCGGAGGTCAGCTCGTAGGGCTGGCCCTGGTTACGCCCGATTCCCAGGCGGCGGCGGTGTTACCGCCGCCGCCGTGCTCGTTGCATGGTGGCTTACTCGTCGTGGGGCGGGCCCTGGCCACTTCGTTGACCGTTTTCGGGCAGGCAGGCGGCGGGCCGGTTCGTTCCCGGTAGCAGCGGTGCAGTTGAGCGGTAAGTGTGGCCGGTTGGAGTGGTGATTTCGTAGGTGTGGCGGGGTCCTGGTCTGCGTTGGGCTTTCCAGCCGGGGAGTTCTTTGGTGTGGTTGCAGGCTTCGCAGAGTCCGGCGCCGTTTTCGAGGCTTGTTGGGCCGTCGTCGTGCCAGGGGACGATGTGGTCGTGGTGGCTGATGGGTGCGTCGCAGTAAGGGGTGCGGCAGGTGACGTCCCTTACCTGGATGAAGCGGCGCAGCGGTGGCGGGAAGAGCCGCCGCTTCGAGTCCATGGCGACCAGGTCGCCGGTGTCAGGGGCTGTGTAGAGCCGACGGAGCCAGACCTTGAGTTCCTGCACTGCGTCCTTGTGGCCGGCTGTGTGTGCATCGCCCGTGGTTGACCGGCCGCGCCTCTTGTGTCCCTTGTCCGGGTTGAGGAGTTCGCGTGCCCATGCTGCGGGGACGGTGCCGTAGCCGGTGAGGCGCGCGGGTTCGCTGTCGCCTTGGAGGAGGGTGCGGTCGGTCATGACGAGGTTGATGTCGATGCCGCTGATCCCGCCGGGGGTGCCGGTGACGGATTCGACGAGGGTGTCGGCCATGGCCTGGTTTTTGGAGCGGGGGTCTCCGGCGGAGCGGAGGGCATCGGCGTGGGCACTGAGCGCTTTGTAGGCGGCGACGCCCTCGTGGGCGGGCAACAGGGCTGTGAGGTAGGTCATGCAGTCCGGGGCCGGGCGCAGGCTCACGCCCCGCTCGGTGGCGGCGTGGCTGGCCCGCTGGGTGACCGAGCGCGGATCCCGTCGGATCGCAGCGGCTTTGACCGCGGCGATGACGCCGCGGGTCCCGACCCCGTCGAAGGTCCCGGTATCGGCGGCGAGTTCCTCGTCGACCGCGGCCCGGTCTTCGACGGTCAGGACGGCCGTTTCCTTCACCACATGCATGCCCTTTTCTTCGCTCAGCCGGCCGGTATCCAGAGCGGTGAGGGTGTGGGGCATTTCAATGACAAGGGCTTTGGCCATGCCGAGCAGCCGGCCGCCGCGGTGCGGGGACTCACCCCGGGCCAGGGCGATCTGCTCAGCCACACCCAGGCCCGTTTCCTTGTGTCGCTTCCTGCCCAGATCCTCAGCCGACAGGTTGCCGGGACTGCTCTGCGCCGGGCTGCTCGCGGCGTCGAGTTTGGCTTGTTCCTGGCGCTGTCTCGCTTCGAACTCGACGGCCAGCCTGGCCTGCTGCCCGGTGGCCCAGCGTTTGA is from Arthrobacter sp. QXT-31 and encodes:
- a CDS encoding HNH endonuclease, translated to MEVPGNSAVKAGTPNGNAPHAAPVPDALFPYAVFDDEFAAGGFVYDDYLDEVVPEDPFPGGEYPDGVFPEDPFPELLDNPFLELRSRDYVFADAFDAHIAPAQRLSLDGRLAGAQGFLKPDLTADGPGLIDQTAVLEKFKRWATGQQARLAVEFEARQRQEQAKLDAASSPAQSSPGNLSAEDLGRKRHKETGLGVAEQIALARGESPHRGGRLLGMAKALVIEMPHTLTALDTGRLSEEKGMHVVKETAVLTVEDRAAVDEELAADTGTFDGVGTRGVIAAVKAAAIRRDPRSVTQRASHAATERGVSLRPAPDCMTYLTALLPAHEGVAAYKALSAHADALRSAGDPRSKNQAMADTLVESVTGTPGGISGIDINLVMTDRTLLQGDSEPARLTGYGTVPAAWARELLNPDKGHKRRGRSTTGDAHTAGHKDAVQELKVWLRRLYTAPDTGDLVAMDSKRRLFPPPLRRFIQVRDVTCRTPYCDAPISHHDHIVPWHDDGPTSLENGAGLCEACNHTKELPGWKAQRRPGPRHTYEITTPTGHTYRSTAPLLPGTNRPAACLPENGQRSGQGPPHDE